Proteins from one Spirochaetota bacterium genomic window:
- a CDS encoding tetratricopeptide repeat protein: MRALTSILVLFFYIACSNTDRSKELYNKALTQYANKDFEGARSLCLESIKNADLPDSYLLLAKIYFFTNNVDFEKIIKKYIRLTDSSQGYILYARWFIRHNKQDEAIRYLKKALLHSPNDPVALYLLGSIQYTNKQYDDAILTFHRAFANYFPLMQIHRQLQEIYSEIHLTERAAKHHAIIEAIKQFDDSMNGE, encoded by the coding sequence ATGAGAGCTTTAACCAGTATACTAGTACTTTTCTTCTACATTGCTTGTAGCAATACCGATCGGTCAAAAGAATTATATAACAAAGCACTTACACAGTATGCAAATAAAGATTTTGAAGGTGCAAGATCTTTATGTTTAGAATCAATAAAAAATGCAGATTTACCTGATTCGTATTTACTTTTAGCAAAGATATATTTTTTTACCAATAATGTCGATTTTGAAAAAATAATCAAAAAATATATTAGGTTAACAGATAGTTCTCAAGGATATATTCTGTATGCACGGTGGTTTATAAGACACAATAAACAAGATGAAGCCATCAGGTATCTTAAAAAAGCACTTCTGCATTCTCCCAATGATCCTGTAGCGCTATATCTTTTAGGAAGCATTCAGTATACAAATAAACAGTACGATGATGCCATTTTAACTTTTCACAGAGCTTTTGCTAATTACTTTCCTCTTATGCAGATACACAGGCAGTTACAGGAAATTTACAGTGAAATACACCTGACTGAACGAGCTGCAAAGCACCATGCAATCATTGAAGCCATTAAACAATTTGATGATTCTATGAACGGAGAATAA